The genomic segment GTCCATGTGCGACCGCATGATTCTCTCCATACTGTTTCCCGACATCAAGGCAGAGTTTGGTTTAACAGACACCCAACTCGGGTTGCTGGGTGGGATTTCATTTGCCCTGTTTTACGCCACCATGGGCCTGCCCATTGCGCGTCTGTCTGACCAGCACAGCCGCAAGTGGATTATTATTGTCAGCCTGGTGGTGTTCTCCCTGATGACAACGTTCAGCGGCTTCGCAGCGGGTTTTATCAGCCTGCTGATTCTCCGGATCGGCGTGGGAATTGGTGAGGCCGGCGTGAACCCCGCCAGTCAGTCGATTATCGCGGATTACTTCCCGCCCCAGGGTCGGGCGTTCGCTATGGCCATCTTAATGCTGGGCGGTAGTCTCGGCATAATGCTCGGTTTTGTGGGCGGTGGTTTTATTGCCGAAACCTACAGCTGGCGTGTGGCGATGATCTCTGTCGGCGTTCCCGGCCTGTTACTGGCGGTGTTTATGGCCAGGTCGCTGAAGGAGCCGACCAGGGGTACCTATGAAACAGAAACACCTCTGCCGCCGCCGCCCATACGCACCACCGCGCTCGCCATGTGGTCCAATCCCGCCATGCGACACCTCATCGCAGGTGCAGTCATTGCCGGTCTGGTGGGTTATGGCTTCACCCAGTGGTTGCCGACCTTCTTCATAAGAACATACGATCTGAGCCAATCCCAAACCGGCCTGCTGATGGCAGGGGTGTTCGGCATAACGGCGGCAATCGGCGCGTTGGCCGCCGGCAAGTGGTTTGATCACCTCTCAAAACGTGGCTACCAATACGGCATGCGGATGCTCGCCATTGTGCCATTCTTCACCGGCCCATTATTCATTATGGGGTTGTTAGCCGACGATCTCACGACCGCTATACTGCTTTTTATTATCCCCGGCCTGGCCGGTAATTACGTTATTGGCCCAACCATCGCCATGATACAAACCCTGTCGCCAGTTAATATGCGTGCTGTTTCCTCTGCAATAAAGATGCTGTGCCTCAATCTCATCGGCCTGGGGCTGGGTCCACTGCTGGTAGGATTGCTGAGCGATCTTCTCACCCCTTTTTATGGCGAGGATGCGCTGGCCGTGGGGCTTGCCTACTTCACGCTGATCGGCCTTTGGGGCTCCCTGCACTTTTTCCTTTGTGCGCGAGCACTCGCCAGGCAGGCCGAAACACGCACGTAATTATTATGATGCACGCCACTAACGATACCTGTGGCGCAAACATTGCTGTTCCCGATTTGCGCCGCTTGTGCGGCGCAGGGTTTGCCGAGATAGCTACTTCATACCCTGTGTTTGGCATCTTTTGCGGGGCAGCAATGACACCACTAGCAGCCAGCGATAATACACGCGTCTCCCGTGCCATCGTTATCGG from the Candidatus Marimicrobium litorale genome contains:
- a CDS encoding spinster family MFS transporter, with the translated sequence MNLQPDKKVTPTDLAATTTSQPLAGHRATLTLLMLAYTLSMCDRMILSILFPDIKAEFGLTDTQLGLLGGISFALFYATMGLPIARLSDQHSRKWIIIVSLVVFSLMTTFSGFAAGFISLLILRIGVGIGEAGVNPASQSIIADYFPPQGRAFAMAILMLGGSLGIMLGFVGGGFIAETYSWRVAMISVGVPGLLLAVFMARSLKEPTRGTYETETPLPPPPIRTTALAMWSNPAMRHLIAGAVIAGLVGYGFTQWLPTFFIRTYDLSQSQTGLLMAGVFGITAAIGALAAGKWFDHLSKRGYQYGMRMLAIVPFFTGPLFIMGLLADDLTTAILLFIIPGLAGNYVIGPTIAMIQTLSPVNMRAVSSAIKMLCLNLIGLGLGPLLVGLLSDLLTPFYGEDALAVGLAYFTLIGLWGSLHFFLCARALARQAETRT